The proteins below are encoded in one region of Effusibacillus dendaii:
- a CDS encoding inorganic diphosphatase, with product MSNSLVVEALIEIPTGSQNKYEFDKEAGRFKLDRVLFSPMHYPTEYGYIENTLAEDGDPLDVLVLTTFPTFPGCVIDARVIGVLIMTDDKGKDEKLLAVPTEDPRFKEVHSLDDVAPHVLKEIAHFFQVYKDLENKKVSIEGWQGVDVAARLIEECKARYQKQ from the coding sequence ATGTCCAATTCGTTAGTAGTAGAAGCTTTGATTGAAATCCCGACTGGCAGCCAAAACAAGTATGAATTCGACAAAGAAGCTGGCCGTTTCAAACTGGATCGCGTTTTGTTTTCCCCCATGCACTACCCAACCGAATACGGATATATTGAAAACACATTGGCAGAAGACGGCGATCCGCTTGATGTGCTGGTGCTTACCACATTCCCGACGTTTCCGGGCTGTGTGATTGATGCGCGCGTCATCGGAGTTCTGATCATGACCGACGATAAGGGGAAAGACGAAAAATTGCTGGCTGTCCCGACAGAAGATCCCCGCTTTAAGGAAGTACATAGTTTGGATGATGTGGCACCGCACGTTTTAAAGGAGATCGCCCACTTCTTCCAGGTGTATAAAGATCTCGAAAACAAAAAAGTATCGATTGAAGGCTGGCAGGGAGTTGACGTGGCAGCCCGCTTGATTGAAGAGTGCAAAGCCCGTTATCAAAAACAATAA
- the acsA gene encoding acetate--CoA ligase, producing MEHNLKDYDEAVKNVTWQEEERFFSWHETGKVNIAHEAIDRHALSSQKDRTALLFKDDTREEVYSFAELKALSDKFAVVLRKIGISKGDRVFIFMPRCPELYIALLGIVKIGAIAGPLFEAFMEEAVKDRLQDSGAVAVVTTPKLKQRILRDQLPDLKHLILVGTEEVGPGEISYEREMAVASADFQIEWMQREDPYIIHYTSGSTGKPKGVVHVHNAMIHQHRSGRWAYDLRQGDVFWCTADPGWVTGTSAGMFAPWLNGVTVVLRGGRFNPEDWYDTIERFKVTVWFVAPTAFRMLMAAGADVVRKFNLSSLRHILSAGEPLNPEVYRWGLEAFKIGIHDNWWMTETGSTTISNFPSVPIKPGSMGKPVPGIYATIVDDQGNELPPNQMGNLAIRTGWPAMMRAIWNNPAKYEEYFRLKGWYISGDSAYKDEDGYFWFQGRIDDVINTSGERVGPFEVESRLVEHPAVAEAGVIGKPDPVRGEIIKAFISLRTGYQPSDELKEEIAQFVKTGLAAHAAPREIEFRDKLPKTRSGKIMRRVLKAWELGLPTGDLSTMED from the coding sequence GTGGAGCACAATCTGAAAGATTATGACGAAGCGGTCAAAAACGTAACCTGGCAGGAGGAAGAACGGTTTTTCTCCTGGCATGAAACCGGGAAAGTCAATATTGCGCATGAAGCGATTGATCGCCATGCGTTATCATCCCAGAAAGACAGGACAGCCTTGCTGTTTAAAGATGACACCCGGGAAGAAGTGTACAGTTTCGCAGAATTGAAAGCGCTTTCGGATAAATTCGCTGTTGTCCTGCGCAAAATCGGCATCAGCAAAGGGGATCGCGTGTTTATTTTCATGCCGCGCTGCCCCGAGCTGTATATCGCGCTGCTGGGGATTGTCAAAATCGGTGCGATTGCCGGTCCCTTGTTTGAAGCGTTTATGGAGGAAGCGGTCAAAGACCGGCTGCAGGACAGCGGAGCGGTAGCGGTTGTCACGACGCCCAAATTAAAACAAAGAATTTTGCGGGATCAGCTTCCCGATCTGAAACATCTGATTTTGGTCGGAACAGAAGAAGTCGGACCCGGCGAAATTTCCTATGAAAGGGAAATGGCTGTCGCATCGGCCGATTTTCAGATCGAATGGATGCAGCGGGAAGATCCTTACATCATTCATTACACCTCCGGTTCAACGGGAAAACCGAAAGGGGTTGTGCACGTTCACAATGCGATGATTCATCAGCATCGTTCCGGCAGGTGGGCATACGATTTGCGTCAGGGAGACGTATTTTGGTGTACAGCAGATCCCGGTTGGGTAACCGGAACATCGGCGGGTATGTTTGCTCCTTGGCTAAACGGGGTAACGGTGGTGTTGCGAGGCGGTCGCTTTAATCCGGAAGATTGGTACGATACGATCGAACGTTTTAAAGTGACCGTCTGGTTTGTAGCTCCCACCGCGTTTCGCATGTTGATGGCGGCCGGCGCTGATGTAGTGCGGAAATTCAATCTGTCTTCCCTGCGCCACATTTTATCGGCGGGTGAGCCGCTCAATCCGGAAGTCTACCGGTGGGGATTGGAAGCGTTTAAAATCGGTATTCACGACAACTGGTGGATGACAGAAACCGGTTCGACAACGATCAGCAATTTTCCGTCGGTGCCAATCAAGCCCGGTTCAATGGGGAAACCGGTACCCGGCATTTATGCAACGATTGTTGACGACCAAGGCAATGAGCTGCCGCCCAACCAGATGGGTAATCTGGCTATCCGTACCGGATGGCCGGCCATGATGCGGGCGATTTGGAACAATCCGGCCAAATACGAAGAATATTTCCGTTTAAAAGGTTGGTATATCTCAGGGGACTCTGCTTATAAAGACGAAGATGGCTACTTCTGGTTCCAGGGACGAATCGATGATGTAATCAACACTTCTGGCGAACGGGTCGGCCCGTTTGAGGTGGAAAGCCGTCTGGTCGAGCATCCGGCTGTCGCGGAAGCGGGTGTGATCGGCAAACCGGACCCGGTCAGGGGAGAAATTATCAAAGCGTTCATCTCACTGCGTACCGGTTATCAACCAAGCGATGAATTGAAAGAAGAGATTGCCCAGTTCGTCAAAACGGGCTTGGCCGCTCATGCCGCTCCGCGCGAAATCGAATTTCGCGATAAACTCCCGAAAACACGTTCCGGAAAAATCATGCGGCGGGTGTTGAAAGCATGGGAGCTGGGCCTGCCAACAGGCGACCTTTCCACGATGGAAGACTGA
- a CDS encoding DUF309 domain-containing protein has translation MKGCFDMEESIPQELLDYVQYMKESRYFDAHEVLEELWHSDRNDFYKGLIQIAVALFHLRNGNIKGARHLFKRARHLLTPCLPAYRRVDVRCLIDYLNDCLQVIPDVTELERNEVERLGIQNPHIVFNNLEI, from the coding sequence TTGAAAGGATGTTTCGATATGGAGGAATCGATCCCGCAAGAATTGCTTGATTATGTCCAGTATATGAAAGAAAGCCGATACTTTGACGCGCATGAAGTGCTGGAGGAGTTGTGGCACAGCGACCGAAACGATTTTTACAAAGGATTGATCCAGATTGCGGTGGCCTTGTTTCATCTGCGCAATGGGAACATCAAAGGAGCCAGACATTTGTTTAAACGGGCAAGGCATTTGCTGACGCCCTGTCTTCCCGCATACCGACGCGTAGATGTCCGCTGCCTGATTGATTATCTGAATGATTGTTTACAGGTTATACCTGACGTAACCGAATTGGAGAGAAATGAGGTCGAACGCTTAGGGATACAAAATCCGCATATTGTGTTCAATAATTTGGAAATCTGA
- the corA gene encoding magnesium/cobalt transporter CorA has protein sequence MIKTYFYNHEEKKMYHDVDLLRKGELLQNEQNLLWIDLYNCTVDELKFVGNIFDFHPLAIEDCLHDSPRSKVDNYDDYYFFVFHALRYDEESEREITTEELNVFLSKNYIVTVHQNPLHSIGRIAARSLREPHFMNKGPDFLLYSIVDGITDEYFPIMERISTRIDELEDEMYEHPAQEITEEFLALKRTIVLIRRVIQPKKRIFANVGGRYSFDVQEENVPYFIDLVDHLERIADSLEVFRDLVSGAMETYYSLVTSRTNEAMRVLTIISTVMMPLTFITGFFGMNVPIPFQSHGWETAGITILMILLTVWMLKVFRNKKWI, from the coding sequence ATGATTAAAACCTACTTTTATAATCATGAAGAAAAGAAAATGTACCACGATGTCGATCTTCTGCGCAAAGGGGAGCTTTTGCAGAACGAACAGAACCTGCTGTGGATCGATCTATACAACTGTACGGTTGACGAACTGAAGTTTGTGGGAAACATATTCGATTTTCACCCATTGGCGATTGAGGACTGTCTGCATGATTCGCCGCGTTCGAAAGTGGACAATTACGACGATTATTATTTCTTCGTGTTCCACGCGCTGCGTTATGACGAAGAAAGTGAGCGCGAGATCACTACAGAAGAGTTGAACGTGTTTCTCAGCAAAAACTATATTGTTACGGTGCATCAAAATCCGCTTCATTCAATCGGACGAATTGCGGCTCGCTCACTGCGGGAACCGCATTTTATGAACAAAGGTCCTGATTTTCTTTTATATTCGATTGTCGATGGGATTACGGACGAGTATTTTCCGATCATGGAACGAATCTCCACGCGGATTGACGAATTGGAAGACGAGATGTATGAACATCCGGCCCAGGAGATCACCGAAGAGTTCCTCGCGCTGAAACGCACCATTGTCTTGATCCGCCGGGTCATTCAGCCGAAAAAACGGATCTTCGCCAATGTGGGTGGCCGCTATTCGTTTGACGTGCAGGAAGAGAACGTCCCCTATTTTATCGACCTGGTTGACCATTTGGAGCGAATAGCCGACTCGCTCGAAGTGTTCCGTGACCTCGTATCCGGTGCGATGGAAACCTATTATTCGCTCGTTACCAGCCGGACCAACGAGGCGATGCGGGTGCTGACGATCATATCGACGGTTATGATGCCGCTGACGTTCATAACCGGATTTTTTGGAATGAATGTGCCGATTCCGTTTCAATCGCACGGGTGGGAAACGGCTGGAATCACCATTCTGATGATTTTGTTGACCGTCTGGATGTTAAAAGTGTTCCGCAACAAAAAATGGATTTGA
- a CDS encoding cobalamin-binding protein, whose translation MRIISICPSNTEILHALGILDQVVAIDDYSDWPVEQTKQLPHLGPDLSIDMDKLESFRPDLVIASLSVPGMEKNVEQLQERGIPHVVLNPKSIEEIYEDIRLLGHATGTEKQANELNISLQERVARVCEQVADRAYTPKLYWEWWPRPFISPAANSWLTEISRLAGGTNIFGDQPGDRVVDQTGEQIISSRPDFMLICWPGVDPKRIDVNKIVSRQGWQIIPAIRNNRIHVLEEGLYCRPSQRLFDGLEQLASLLHSV comes from the coding sequence ATGCGGATTATTTCAATTTGCCCCAGCAATACGGAAATTTTGCATGCGCTTGGTATACTGGATCAGGTGGTTGCCATTGACGATTACTCCGATTGGCCTGTCGAACAAACGAAACAGCTCCCCCACCTCGGTCCCGATTTGTCGATTGATATGGATAAGCTGGAGTCTTTTCGGCCGGATTTGGTGATCGCGTCACTTTCTGTACCCGGTATGGAAAAGAACGTAGAACAGCTGCAAGAACGGGGAATCCCCCATGTAGTGTTAAATCCGAAATCAATTGAGGAAATTTATGAGGACATCCGATTGCTGGGACATGCAACCGGAACGGAGAAACAGGCAAACGAACTGAATATTTCCTTACAGGAACGAGTAGCCCGTGTCTGTGAACAGGTTGCAGATCGCGCTTACACGCCCAAACTTTATTGGGAATGGTGGCCCCGTCCCTTTATCTCACCGGCAGCCAATTCCTGGTTGACTGAAATCAGCCGTCTTGCTGGCGGAACGAATATATTTGGCGATCAACCGGGTGATCGTGTGGTTGACCAGACGGGCGAACAAATTATCTCATCCCGCCCGGATTTTATGCTCATTTGTTGGCCAGGAGTGGATCCCAAACGAATCGATGTGAACAAAATTGTTTCCCGGCAAGGTTGGCAGATAATTCCGGCCATACGCAACAATCGAATTCATGTGCTGGAAGAGGGACTCTATTGCCGTCCGTCGCAACGCTTATTTGACGGTCTCGAACAGTTGGCTTCCTTGCTGCATTCGGTTTGA
- a CDS encoding FAD-dependent oxidoreductase, producing the protein MKKAIVYSSTGCPYCEKIKRELKEWGIEYEERNVTENPDYFNDLHEKGIFSTPVTFIDDQSFIGYRPNKMKEYLGITETESNNANQPEQETSEIYSAVAPEMFEEVYDLAIIGSGPAGASAAVYSSRGRMKTIVLDKAPGAGALAITHKIANYPGVGEELTGLELVDRIRRQAVGFGAAFVRTNVLSTRLQGEIKELETPEGIIKAKAVFIAVGARGNSKKIKGEEEFTGRGVSYCSTCDGAFFQGRVVGVSGDNEEALTEAISLAKFAKHVFFFIPTKKLHGEADINAVKDYPNIEVLWQHRVREVVGTDKFEGVLVQNPEGEQVTYDLDGVFLYMSGNKPNTDFLADQVKRDEEGYIEVDEFLATNVEGVYAGGDARRTPVKQAVVAAADGAIAAMSADAYVNKRKKLIPQYS; encoded by the coding sequence ATGAAAAAAGCGATCGTATATTCCAGTACAGGATGTCCCTATTGTGAAAAAATTAAACGAGAATTGAAAGAATGGGGAATTGAATACGAAGAGCGCAATGTAACGGAAAACCCTGATTATTTCAATGATCTGCATGAAAAAGGGATTTTTTCAACGCCGGTCACCTTTATTGATGACCAGTCGTTTATCGGCTATCGTCCAAATAAGATGAAAGAGTATCTGGGCATCACGGAAACGGAAAGTAACAATGCAAATCAGCCGGAGCAAGAGACGTCGGAGATTTACTCCGCCGTGGCGCCTGAAATGTTTGAAGAGGTGTATGATCTGGCGATTATTGGTTCGGGGCCGGCGGGAGCATCGGCAGCCGTGTATTCGTCGCGCGGTCGGATGAAAACCATCGTGCTTGACAAAGCGCCTGGCGCAGGAGCTCTGGCGATTACACATAAAATTGCCAACTACCCGGGCGTTGGTGAAGAGCTGACAGGTCTGGAACTGGTGGATCGCATTCGTCGGCAGGCAGTCGGTTTCGGGGCTGCATTCGTACGCACCAATGTACTCTCGACCCGTTTGCAGGGTGAAATCAAAGAACTGGAGACACCGGAAGGCATCATTAAGGCAAAGGCTGTATTTATCGCAGTCGGGGCGCGCGGAAACAGTAAAAAGATTAAAGGGGAAGAAGAATTTACGGGGCGCGGCGTCAGCTACTGTTCAACCTGTGATGGCGCGTTTTTCCAGGGACGGGTCGTCGGTGTGTCGGGTGACAATGAGGAAGCGTTGACGGAAGCGATCTCGCTGGCGAAATTTGCGAAACATGTATTTTTCTTCATACCGACCAAGAAACTGCACGGCGAAGCGGATATCAACGCAGTGAAAGACTATCCGAATATCGAGGTGCTCTGGCAACATCGGGTTCGGGAAGTGGTTGGCACCGACAAATTTGAAGGCGTGTTGGTGCAAAATCCGGAAGGGGAACAGGTCACATATGATCTGGACGGTGTATTCCTTTACATGTCCGGCAACAAACCAAATACCGATTTTCTGGCAGATCAAGTAAAGCGGGACGAGGAAGGCTATATTGAAGTGGACGAATTTTTGGCAACGAACGTCGAGGGCGTTTATGCGGGCGGAGACGCGCGGCGAACTCCGGTAAAACAGGCGGTCGTTGCGGCTGCTGACGGTGCGATTGCAGCGATGAGTGCAGACGCTTATGTAAATAAACGGAAAAAGCTGATCCCTCAATACAGCTAA
- a CDS encoding GIY-YIG nuclease family protein, whose product MYVYIVECKDGTLYTGYTVDIKNRIKMHNNGSGAKYTRGRQPVNLRYVEPCFDKSTALKREKQIKKLNRKQKETLIASVCLLSL is encoded by the coding sequence ATGTACGTTTACATTGTGGAATGTAAAGACGGGACTCTTTATACAGGTTATACAGTGGACATTAAAAACCGTATCAAGATGCATAATAACGGTTCGGGAGCGAAGTATACGCGAGGGAGGCAGCCGGTGAACCTGCGATATGTGGAACCTTGTTTCGATAAATCTACCGCTTTGAAACGAGAAAAACAGATTAAAAAATTAAACAGAAAACAAAAGGAAACCTTGATTGCTTCCGTTTGTTTACTGAGTTTGTAG
- a CDS encoding DUF485 domain-containing protein, which yields MQSSAFQSLIAQKRNFIVPATVFFLVFYFILPILTGFTTSLNGKVIGVINWAYLYAFAQFIMTWGLCHLYMSKANGYDKLVDQIKQEFGAKGAKSE from the coding sequence ATGCAATCTTCTGCATTCCAATCGCTGATTGCCCAGAAACGCAACTTCATCGTACCGGCAACTGTCTTCTTTCTCGTATTTTACTTTATTCTGCCGATTCTAACCGGATTTACCACCTCGCTCAACGGAAAAGTAATCGGTGTCATTAACTGGGCTTATCTATACGCTTTTGCACAGTTTATCATGACATGGGGTTTATGCCACCTGTATATGAGCAAAGCAAACGGATATGACAAGTTAGTCGACCAGATCAAACAAGAATTTGGCGCGAAAGGGGCAAAATCAGAGTGA
- a CDS encoding solute symporter family protein has translation MNTTAFSFFVAIILVTLLITYFAARRNKSTSEFYVAGGNITAWQNGLAIAGDYMSAASFLGIAGSIALTGFNGFFYSIGYLVAYLVVLFIVAEPLRNLGKYTMADMIAARFNAKKIRSVAALNTLAISTFYMIAQLVGAGAIIKLLLGLNYQTSVIIIGILMTVYVVAGGMLATTWVQIVKAVLLMGGTIALSLMVLSHFHFNVVELFNAVAAKAGDKMITPPAPTTFLAGIDSVSLNLALVLGTAGLPHILIRFLSVKDAPTARRSIVFATWIIGLFYLMTPILGYGATYFVGIDAIRKANAAGNLAAPQLAEQLGGNIFLAFISAVAFATILAVVAGLVISAASAFAHDFYSNVLRGGKATEKEQMKAARWASVGIAVFSILLALGAAAIFPLKNPAVISVPLGFIACFLGTVLSAPVKADDEQKFEEIFVQAHTGIKPTN, from the coding sequence GTGAACACCACGGCATTTTCATTTTTTGTCGCTATCATATTGGTTACGCTTTTGATCACCTATTTTGCTGCCAGACGGAACAAATCGACAAGTGAGTTTTATGTGGCAGGCGGCAATATTACGGCATGGCAGAACGGTCTTGCGATTGCGGGAGACTATATGTCAGCCGCATCTTTCCTTGGAATTGCCGGTTCCATTGCATTAACAGGTTTTAATGGATTCTTTTATTCCATCGGTTATTTGGTTGCCTATCTGGTCGTATTGTTTATCGTGGCGGAACCGCTTCGTAACCTGGGTAAATATACGATGGCTGACATGATTGCGGCTCGTTTCAATGCAAAGAAAATCCGTTCTGTGGCTGCCTTGAACACTCTGGCAATCAGCACGTTCTATATGATTGCCCAGTTGGTAGGGGCAGGTGCCATTATAAAACTTCTGTTAGGCTTAAATTACCAAACATCCGTTATTATTATTGGTATTCTAATGACCGTTTATGTGGTGGCGGGCGGTATGCTGGCTACTACCTGGGTGCAGATTGTTAAGGCTGTTTTGCTGATGGGCGGCACCATCGCTCTATCTCTTATGGTTCTCTCCCATTTTCACTTTAATGTGGTTGAACTGTTCAACGCGGTTGCGGCAAAAGCGGGCGACAAAATGATAACGCCTCCTGCACCGACCACTTTCCTGGCTGGAATTGATTCCGTGTCCTTGAATCTGGCATTGGTGCTCGGTACAGCCGGACTCCCGCATATTCTGATCCGCTTTCTGTCCGTTAAGGATGCCCCGACTGCGCGCCGGTCAATTGTATTCGCCACCTGGATTATTGGGTTGTTTTATCTGATGACCCCCATTCTGGGCTACGGTGCCACCTACTTTGTAGGTATTGATGCTATCAGGAAGGCAAATGCGGCCGGCAACCTGGCAGCTCCGCAGTTGGCTGAACAGCTGGGCGGAAACATTTTCCTGGCGTTTATCTCGGCGGTTGCATTTGCAACCATTCTGGCCGTTGTAGCGGGTCTCGTAATTTCAGCAGCAAGCGCCTTTGCGCACGACTTCTACTCCAACGTACTGCGCGGTGGAAAGGCAACGGAGAAGGAGCAGATGAAAGCGGCCCGTTGGGCTTCTGTAGGCATTGCAGTTTTCTCGATTCTGTTGGCGCTTGGGGCGGCAGCCATCTTCCCGTTGAAAAATCCGGCAGTTATTTCTGTGCCGCTTGGATTTATCGCTTGCTTCCTGGGTACAGTGTTAAGCGCCCCGGTTAAGGCGGATGATGAACAGAAGTTTGAGGAAATCTTTGTGCAAGCACATACAGGCATCAAACCGACGAACTGA
- the cax gene encoding calcium/proton exchanger: MQKFLSFMLIVFLPLTIIGNLMHFNEILLFGLASLTIIPLAGIMGRATESIAIHSGPRIGGLLNATFGNAVELIIAFLALRQGLTQVVQASITGSIIGNLLLVAGLSFLVGGVKYPIQKFNPSIARTNTSMMMLGVVVALVIPAIFTLQNDTIANQLSLVVAVVTLALYLLGLFFSLVTHRHVFHFTEDMEEEAEWTLRKASIILALSTLAVAYVSETLVHTIEAVSHQLGWSEVFIGVIIVAIIGNAAEHSSAVLMAWKNRMDLALEIAVGSSLQVAMFVAPVLVFVGWFFGNPLPLVFTWPELIAMTLSVLLISFLCNDGESNWLEGAMAIGAYIIVGFGFYFL; encoded by the coding sequence ATGCAAAAGTTTCTTAGCTTCATGTTGATTGTTTTTTTGCCGCTAACAATTATCGGCAATTTGATGCATTTTAATGAAATTCTTCTGTTTGGGCTGGCCTCTCTCACAATCATTCCTTTAGCGGGCATTATGGGAAGAGCCACAGAAAGCATCGCCATTCACAGCGGACCGCGAATTGGCGGGCTGTTAAATGCCACATTTGGAAACGCAGTGGAACTGATTATTGCGTTCTTGGCGTTACGACAGGGATTGACACAGGTCGTGCAGGCCTCAATCACCGGCTCCATTATCGGGAATTTGCTTTTGGTAGCAGGCTTAAGTTTTCTGGTTGGCGGAGTTAAGTATCCGATACAGAAGTTTAATCCCTCTATTGCCCGTACAAACACCTCGATGATGATGTTGGGGGTAGTGGTGGCGCTCGTCATCCCGGCTATTTTTACTTTGCAGAATGACACCATTGCCAATCAGTTAAGTCTCGTTGTGGCCGTTGTAACACTGGCCCTGTATTTATTGGGGCTGTTTTTCTCGTTGGTAACGCACCGTCATGTGTTTCATTTTACGGAGGATATGGAAGAGGAAGCAGAATGGACATTACGCAAGGCATCTATCATTCTGGCGCTTAGTACATTGGCGGTTGCGTATGTATCGGAAACGCTGGTGCATACGATCGAAGCGGTATCTCATCAACTTGGCTGGTCGGAAGTGTTTATCGGGGTGATTATCGTTGCGATTATAGGAAACGCAGCGGAACACAGCTCTGCGGTGTTAATGGCATGGAAAAACCGGATGGATCTGGCGCTGGAGATTGCGGTTGGCAGTTCCCTGCAAGTGGCTATGTTTGTAGCTCCCGTCCTTGTTTTTGTCGGCTGGTTTTTCGGAAATCCGCTGCCGCTTGTGTTTACCTGGCCCGAGTTGATTGCCATGACATTATCTGTCCTATTGATCTCATTTCTCTGTAATGATGGGGAATCCAACTGGCTGGAAGGAGCGATGGCGATCGGCGCTTACATCATAGTGGGGTTTGGCTTTTACTTTTTATAA
- a CDS encoding cysteine desulfurase family protein: MRNIYMDHAATTPVRREVIEAMTDALRESFGNPSSVHQFGRTVRKRVEEARRNTAEAIQAKPKEIYFTSGGTEADNLAILGAARAHAEKGKHIVTSAVEHHAVLDACHFLEKQGFEVTVLPVDQFGQVSAQQLESALRDDTILVSIMHANNEIGTINPIEEIGHICRERGVLFHTDAVQSLGKIKVDVNRLNVDLLTVTGHKIYGPKGTGALFIREGIKIDPLVHGGGQEKSIRPGTENVAGIVGFGTAIRLAASEQEEEAERLSGLRDRLVDEVIHSIPDTRLNGHPTMRLPHIANFSFPGTDGEMLVQGLDFKGVAVSTGSACTSGSVDPSHVLVAIGLERGTALASVRFSLGVLTTQEDVEYAAAALRETVQMLRS, from the coding sequence TTGCGCAATATATATATGGATCATGCAGCAACTACACCGGTCAGACGGGAAGTGATTGAAGCGATGACCGATGCTTTGCGGGAGTCGTTTGGCAACCCTTCCTCCGTTCACCAGTTCGGTCGAACGGTCCGCAAGCGGGTGGAGGAAGCACGCCGCAATACAGCAGAGGCGATTCAGGCGAAGCCGAAGGAAATCTATTTTACGAGCGGTGGCACGGAGGCAGACAATCTGGCGATCTTGGGGGCTGCTCGGGCTCATGCCGAAAAAGGCAAACATATTGTCACCTCGGCAGTGGAGCATCATGCCGTATTAGATGCCTGCCATTTTTTGGAGAAGCAGGGATTTGAGGTCACGGTATTGCCTGTTGACCAATTTGGGCAGGTGTCAGCTCAACAGTTAGAGAGCGCTCTGCGTGACGATACAATTCTTGTTTCCATCATGCATGCCAACAATGAAATTGGTACGATCAATCCGATTGAGGAGATCGGCCACATTTGTCGCGAACGCGGTGTCCTGTTTCATACGGATGCGGTTCAAAGTTTAGGAAAAATAAAGGTCGACGTCAATCGGCTGAACGTCGATTTGCTGACCGTTACAGGGCATAAAATATATGGTCCGAAAGGTACCGGAGCCTTATTTATAAGGGAAGGGATCAAGATCGATCCGCTTGTACACGGTGGCGGGCAAGAAAAGTCGATCCGTCCCGGCACGGAAAATGTGGCGGGAATTGTCGGTTTTGGAACGGCCATCCGACTTGCTGCCTCCGAACAGGAAGAAGAGGCGGAACGATTATCCGGGCTGCGTGACAGGTTGGTCGACGAGGTGATCCACTCGATTCCGGATACCCGATTGAACGGACATCCCACGATGCGGCTGCCGCACATTGCAAACTTTTCATTTCCCGGTACGGACGGCGAAATGTTAGTGCAGGGACTTGATTTTAAAGGAGTCGCCGTGTCAACCGGGTCCGCCTGTACATCCGGTTCGGTAGATCCGTCGCATGTACTGGTTGCCATCGGATTGGAACGCGGCACCGCGCTTGCTTCTGTCCGCTTCAGTCTTGGTGTGCTGACAACCCAAGAGGATGTCGAATATGCGGCAGCTGCTTTGCGGGAGACGGTGCAGATGTTGCGTTCGTAA
- the cysC gene encoding adenylyl-sulfate kinase, which translates to MSASLTSNIHWHSAAVTKKDRHRLNDHKSCVIWLTGLSGSGKSTIANALDKRLYEMSIRSYVLDGDNIRHGLNKSLGFSPEDRKENIRRIAEVAKLFVDAGTISITAFISPYREDRLLARNLLEEGEFIEIYVKCPIEQCEQRDPKGLYKKARRGEIPDFTGISSPYEEPDSPELVIESNQLTVDECVDQIVDFLKNRGIV; encoded by the coding sequence ATGTCAGCTTCCCTTACTTCCAATATTCATTGGCATTCTGCTGCTGTAACGAAAAAGGATCGCCACCGGTTGAACGATCATAAAAGCTGTGTGATCTGGTTAACCGGATTGTCCGGTTCCGGTAAATCCACAATTGCCAACGCATTGGATAAACGACTTTATGAGATGAGCATCCGAAGCTACGTTCTGGATGGAGATAATATTCGGCATGGATTGAACAAATCGCTGGGTTTCAGTCCGGAAGACAGGAAAGAAAACATCCGTCGAATTGCTGAAGTTGCCAAACTGTTTGTTGACGCCGGTACGATTTCGATTACCGCATTTATCTCCCCCTACCGTGAGGACCGTTTATTGGCCCGAAATTTGCTGGAAGAAGGGGAGTTCATCGAAATTTACGTGAAATGCCCGATCGAACAGTGCGAGCAAAGGGATCCGAAAGGATTGTACAAGAAGGCCCGACGCGGAGAAATTCCTGATTTTACAGGTATTTCATCGCCATATGAGGAACCGGATTCACCCGAATTGGTTATCGAATCCAATCAATTGACAGTCGATGAGTGTGTGGATCAGATTGTTGACTTCTTAAAAAACAGAGGCATCGTTTAA
- a CDS encoding rhodanese-like domain-containing protein has product MQENKAEEKHIEPKEFLRKMQGGELDDAFLLDVREPFEWSDFHLDKAVLIPMHTIPARIHEIPRDKPVYCLCAHGIRSYYTTMYLLENSYSDVTNVRGGMCEIERYMKATGAD; this is encoded by the coding sequence ATGCAAGAAAACAAGGCGGAAGAAAAGCATATAGAACCGAAAGAATTTTTGCGTAAAATGCAGGGTGGCGAACTGGATGATGCTTTTTTGCTGGATGTAAGGGAACCGTTTGAATGGTCGGACTTTCATTTGGATAAAGCCGTTTTGATCCCGATGCATACGATTCCGGCGCGGATTCATGAGATTCCCCGCGACAAACCGGTTTATTGTCTGTGCGCTCACGGAATTCGATCTTATTATACAACCATGTACCTGCTGGAAAACAGTTATTCTGACGTGACAAACGTTCGCGGCGGCATGTGTGAAATCGAACGGTATATGAAAGCGACAGGCGCAGATTGA